The DNA segment ATGTGGCTGTCAAACCGGCTGAGGTCGAGGGGAGGGGAGCGGAGCAGCGTGTCTGAGCATCAGTTGAACCTGGCGGTCGTGTGGGAACAGGTTGTCAGGGAACTCGCGGACGGCACGCTTTCGCCCCAGCAACGAGCATGGATGCGGGTTACCCGCCCCATCGGGCTACTCGACGGCACCGCGCTGCTTGCCGCGCCGAGTGACTTCGCGAAGGAAGCCATCGAGCGCGCGCTGCGCGAGCCGATCACCAAAGCACTGTCCCGCCGCCTCGGCAGGGACGTCTCGCTCGCCGTCAAGGTCGACACCGCCGACAGCGCGCCTGCCCCGAGTGCACCCAGTCGATACGCGGCGTCACCCGCCAGGACGGACAACGGCAACGGACAGCGGCCGGAGAAACCACCGCTGCCTCCCGCCGACGAGACGATCACCGTCCCCGCCGTGCGGCATCAGCGTGCCGAGCCGCAGGACCCGAGGCCGATGCCGCCGCCAATGCCCCCTCCGATGCCGAAGAGCACCCTCGAACACGGAGACGACGGCGAAGAAGAGGTGGACGAGGAAGGCGAGGCGCTCGCCGCCGTTCACGAGATCTGGCCGACCTTCTCTGGTCGGCCGGTGGCAGGCCAGCCCTACACGGCTCCCGCCCAGCCGCAGACATCGAAGACCCGGCTCAACGAGAAGTACACCTTCGACACGTTCGTCATCGGCGCTTCCAACCGGTTCGCCCACGCCGCCGCGGTCGCGGTGGCCGAGGCGCCGTCCAGGGCATACAACCCGTTGTTCATCTGGGGAGAATCCGGGCTGGGCAAGACCCACCTGCTGCACGCGGTCGGGCACTACGCGCAGCGCCTGTTCCCCGGCATGCGCGTGCGCTACGTCTCCACTGAAGAGTTCACCAACGACTTCATCAACTCGCTGCGAGACGACCGCAAGGTCGCGTTCCAGCGGCGGTATCGAGATATCGACATCCTTCTCGTCGACGACATCCAGTTCCTCGAAGGCAAGGAAGGAACCCAGGAGGAGTTCTTCCATACCTTCAATACGCTGCACAACGCGAACAAACAGATCGTCGTCTCCTCCGACCGGCCGCCCAAGCGCCTCGAAACGCTCGAAGACCGACTCAGGACCAGGTTCGAGTGGGGGCTGATCACCGACATCCAGCCTCCCGAGCTTGAGACCCGCATCGCGATCCTCCGCAAGAAGGCCGCGCAGGACCGGCTCGCGGTACCGGGCGACGTTCTTGAGTTCATCGCCGCCCGCATCGAGGCGAACATCAGGGAGCTGGAGGGGGCGCTCATTCGCGTCACCGCGTTCGCGTCGCTCAATCAACAGCCCGTCGACGTCGGGCTCGCGGAGATCGTGTTGCGCGACCTCATTCCCGATTCACAGGCACCTGAAATCAGTGCTCCCACGATCATGGGAGTGACCGCCGAGTTCTTCGACGTCACGCTTGAGGATCTGTGCGGGCCTGGCAAGACGAAGGCGCTCGCGACCGCACGGCAGATCGCCATGTACCTGTGCAGGGAGCTCACCGACATGTCGTTGCCCCGCATCGGGCAGACCTTCGGTGGCAGGGACCACACCACCGTCATGCACGCGGACAAGAAGATCCGCAAGGAGATGGCGGAGCGAAGGCGCATCTACGACCAGGTCCAGGAGCTCACCTCCAGGATCAAGCAGCGCGCCCGCCAGTAGGCGCGCGACAACTCCTCTTTCCTTACTCTCCATTCGCCGGTTC comes from the Prauserella marina genome and includes:
- the dnaA gene encoding chromosomal replication initiator protein DnaA; protein product: MSEHQLNLAVVWEQVVRELADGTLSPQQRAWMRVTRPIGLLDGTALLAAPSDFAKEAIERALREPITKALSRRLGRDVSLAVKVDTADSAPAPSAPSRYAASPARTDNGNGQRPEKPPLPPADETITVPAVRHQRAEPQDPRPMPPPMPPPMPKSTLEHGDDGEEEVDEEGEALAAVHEIWPTFSGRPVAGQPYTAPAQPQTSKTRLNEKYTFDTFVIGASNRFAHAAAVAVAEAPSRAYNPLFIWGESGLGKTHLLHAVGHYAQRLFPGMRVRYVSTEEFTNDFINSLRDDRKVAFQRRYRDIDILLVDDIQFLEGKEGTQEEFFHTFNTLHNANKQIVVSSDRPPKRLETLEDRLRTRFEWGLITDIQPPELETRIAILRKKAAQDRLAVPGDVLEFIAARIEANIRELEGALIRVTAFASLNQQPVDVGLAEIVLRDLIPDSQAPEISAPTIMGVTAEFFDVTLEDLCGPGKTKALATARQIAMYLCRELTDMSLPRIGQTFGGRDHTTVMHADKKIRKEMAERRRIYDQVQELTSRIKQRARQ